One segment of Nitrosopumilus sp. DNA contains the following:
- a CDS encoding thioredoxin family protein, whose product MVLLESQVKLKTGDIAPDFELLGIDDKKHSLNDYGNYKGILIIFMCNHCPYVKAKVDALNELYEKFGKEIAIIGINSNDSTDYPEDSFEAMKQTAKEKGFGFDYLVDETQEIAKKYGAMCTPDPFLFNSERKLVFHGRIDNAMKPDDIATEKTMINNIQKLLTGEKIEKDFDPSIGCSIKWKEN is encoded by the coding sequence ATGGTACTATTAGAATCACAAGTCAAACTAAAGACAGGTGATATAGCTCCTGACTTTGAATTACTAGGAATTGACGACAAAAAGCACTCCCTAAATGATTATGGAAACTACAAAGGAATTTTGATTATTTTCATGTGTAATCACTGTCCCTATGTCAAGGCAAAAGTTGATGCATTAAATGAGCTGTATGAAAAATTTGGAAAGGAAATCGCAATTATTGGAATAAACAGTAATGATTCTACAGATTATCCTGAAGATAGTTTTGAAGCAATGAAACAGACTGCAAAGGAGAAAGGATTTGGTTTTGATTATTTGGTTGATGAAACACAGGAGATTGCCAAGAAATATGGTGCCATGTGTACTCCAGACCCATTCTTATTCAATAGTGAAAGAAAGTTAGTTTTTCATGGAAGAATTGACAATGCAATGAAACCAGATGATATAGCCACAGAAAAGACAATGATCAACAATATACAGAAACTATTGACAGGTGAAAAAATTGAAAAAGACTTTGACCCATCAATTGGTTGTTCTATCAAGTGGAAAGAAAATTAA
- a CDS encoding CxxC-x17-CxxC domain-containing protein has product MELYKSKYSDKKKSQRSSGDNNTSRSYRNSRNDRDSRYSRNDRREESTTVTCADCGTECQVPFVPRTDRPVYCNDCFRQNKPQDSASDRYSRNDRYSRNDRYSRNDRYSRNDRYSRNDRNSRNDRNSRNDRNSRNDRNSRNDRDSRYSRNDRREESTTVTCADCGTECQVPFVPRTDRPVYCNDCFRQNKPQDSASDRYSRNDRNSRNDRDSRYSRNEKQSSRDRIISKKPKNEKFLKKRESFFANASDKFYESLKEKLFEILGGKSCSSCGFKDERALGISHIFEENGFDDVKRGGAASSWGKYISEPELAREELKVLCLNCNQIRQPITKSKVEKVKPKQKKSRYFPR; this is encoded by the coding sequence ATGGAGCTTTACAAATCAAAGTATTCTGATAAGAAAAAATCTCAGAGATCCTCTGGAGATAATAACACTAGTCGTTCATACAGAAATTCTAGAAACGATAGAGACTCTAGATATTCAAGAAATGACCGACGAGAAGAATCTACAACAGTAACTTGTGCTGATTGTGGTACTGAATGTCAAGTTCCATTTGTTCCAAGAACAGACAGACCTGTTTACTGTAATGACTGTTTCAGACAAAACAAACCACAAGATTCAGCTAGTGATAGATATTCTAGAAATGATAGATATTCTAGAAATGATAGATATTCTAGAAATGATAGATATTCTAGAAATGACAGATATTCTAGAAATGACAGAAATTCTAGAAATGACAGAAATTCTAGAAATGACAGAAATTCTAGAAATGACAGAAATTCTAGAAACGATAGAGACTCTAGATATTCAAGAAATGACCGACGAGAAGAATCTACAACAGTAACTTGTGCTGATTGTGGTACTGAATGTCAAGTTCCATTTGTTCCAAGAACAGACAGACCTGTTTACTGTAATGACTGTTTCAGACAAAACAAACCACAAGATTCAGCTAGTGATAGATATTCTAGAAATGACAGAAATTCTAGAAACGATAGAGACTCTAGATATTCAAGAAATGAAAAACAGTCCAGTAGGGACAGAATTATCTCCAAAAAACCAAAAAATGAAAAATTCTTAAAAAAGCGAGAGAGTTTTTTTGCAAATGCTTCTGACAAATTTTATGAATCTCTAAAAGAAAAATTGTTTGAAATTTTAGGCGGCAAAAGTTGCTCTAGTTGTGGATTTAAAGATGAGAGAGCTTTAGGAATAAGTCATATTTTTGAAGAAAATGGCTTTGATGATGTTAAACGAGGGGGTGCAGCTTCCTCATGGGGAAAATACATTTCAGAACCTGAACTCGCTAGAGAAGAGCTAAAGGTCCTATGTTTGAACTGTAACCAGATCAGACAACCTATTACAAAAAGCAAAGTAGAAAAAGTAAAACCAAAACAGAAAAAGAGCAGATATTTTCCTAGGTAA
- a CDS encoding aconitate hydratase yields the protein MDIDSTPELVSNVYLKLKENIKKYRSTVGRPLTLTEKILAGHFNQIDEKKFEGGKDYVFLKPDRVALQDVTGQMVMLQFMQAGLDKTSLPTTVHCDHLIRAEVQGDIDMKVSLDENSEVFKFLQSAAAKYGCGFWKPGAGIIHQVVLENYAFPGGLMIGTDSHTPNAGGLGMIAIGVGGLDAAETMAGLPWELLFPKKIGVKLTGELNGWTAPKDIILKVAEELTVSGGTNAIVEYFGPGTKSISCTGKATITNMGAEIGATCSIFPYDERMETYLKYTNRADIAELANQNKASLVADPEIENNPENFFDRVIEINLSTLEPHIVGPHTPDLARSISELSDDVTSNDYVDPISVALIGSCTNSSYEDMSRAASIAEQARAKGIKSKIPLLVTPGSEQIRGTIERDGQMDSLKEIGATVLANACGPCIGQWNRPELDKDQKNTIVTTFNRNFPGRNDGHRNTLNFIGSPEMIIALSLGGKLSFNPLKDELTAADGTKFKLEPPKPAPEVPKEGFMRPEGIFIAPPENSKDIEVIIDPNSKRLQRLESFPAWSGKDFEELPIMVKAKGKCTTDHISPAGAWLSLRGHLDNLSDNMLLGAVNAFNDEVGVGKNILNNKQESFAKIARQYKEKQMNWVIIGDNNYGEGSSREHAAMTPRYLGCVAVITKSLARIHETNLKKQGILALTFSNPSDYDKILEDDKISLVELDNLAPHKQVKCIITHNDGNKEEILLNHSYNEAQIEWFKAGSALNVLRNNP from the coding sequence ATGGATATTGATTCTACTCCAGAACTAGTTTCAAATGTATATCTAAAATTAAAAGAAAATATCAAAAAATACCGATCAACTGTAGGAAGACCACTTACACTTACTGAAAAAATTCTAGCAGGCCATTTTAATCAGATAGATGAAAAAAAATTTGAAGGTGGTAAAGACTATGTTTTTCTTAAACCTGACAGAGTAGCTCTACAAGACGTAACTGGCCAAATGGTTATGCTTCAATTCATGCAAGCTGGACTTGATAAAACATCTTTACCAACTACTGTTCATTGTGATCATCTCATTAGAGCTGAAGTTCAAGGAGATATTGACATGAAAGTTTCACTTGATGAAAACAGTGAAGTTTTCAAATTCCTACAATCTGCAGCTGCAAAATATGGTTGTGGTTTTTGGAAGCCAGGAGCAGGAATTATTCATCAAGTAGTTTTAGAAAATTATGCTTTCCCAGGAGGATTAATGATTGGTACTGATTCACATACTCCAAATGCAGGAGGATTAGGAATGATTGCAATAGGTGTGGGTGGTCTTGATGCTGCTGAAACTATGGCTGGATTGCCATGGGAATTACTTTTTCCTAAAAAAATTGGTGTAAAATTAACTGGTGAACTAAATGGATGGACTGCACCAAAAGATATCATTCTAAAAGTTGCAGAAGAATTAACCGTATCTGGTGGCACTAATGCAATTGTTGAATATTTTGGTCCTGGTACAAAATCAATTAGTTGTACAGGTAAAGCAACCATAACTAATATGGGAGCAGAAATTGGTGCTACATGTTCAATCTTTCCTTATGATGAAAGAATGGAAACCTATCTAAAGTATACAAACAGAGCTGACATTGCTGAATTAGCTAATCAAAATAAAGCTTCACTTGTTGCAGATCCTGAAATTGAAAATAATCCAGAAAACTTTTTTGATAGAGTAATTGAAATCAATCTTTCAACTTTAGAGCCACATATTGTTGGACCACATACTCCTGATTTAGCACGAAGTATTTCTGAACTATCTGATGATGTGACTTCCAATGATTATGTAGATCCAATATCTGTTGCATTAATTGGAAGTTGTACTAATTCATCTTATGAAGACATGTCAAGAGCTGCAAGTATTGCCGAGCAAGCAAGGGCAAAAGGAATCAAATCTAAAATTCCTTTACTCGTTACTCCTGGTTCAGAACAAATCAGAGGAACAATAGAGCGTGATGGTCAAATGGATTCTCTAAAAGAGATTGGTGCTACAGTATTAGCAAATGCATGTGGTCCGTGTATTGGTCAATGGAATAGACCTGAATTAGATAAAGATCAAAAAAATACTATAGTCACTACCTTTAATCGAAATTTCCCTGGAAGAAATGATGGTCATCGAAATACACTAAATTTTATTGGAAGTCCTGAAATGATTATTGCTTTATCATTAGGTGGGAAATTATCTTTTAATCCATTAAAAGATGAATTAACCGCTGCAGATGGTACAAAGTTCAAGCTTGAACCACCAAAACCCGCACCTGAAGTTCCTAAAGAAGGATTCATGAGACCTGAGGGAATTTTTATTGCTCCACCAGAAAATTCTAAAGATATTGAAGTAATTATTGATCCTAACAGTAAACGACTGCAAAGACTGGAATCTTTTCCTGCATGGAGTGGAAAAGATTTTGAAGAATTACCCATCATGGTAAAGGCAAAAGGAAAATGTACTACTGATCATATTTCTCCTGCTGGTGCTTGGTTATCTCTAAGAGGTCACTTGGATAATCTAAGCGATAACATGCTTTTAGGTGCAGTTAATGCATTTAATGATGAAGTTGGGGTCGGAAAGAATATTCTTAACAACAAGCAAGAATCTTTTGCAAAAATTGCCCGTCAGTATAAAGAAAAACAAATGAACTGGGTGATTATTGGCGATAATAATTACGGAGAAGGCAGTAGTAGAGAACATGCTGCAATGACCCCTAGATATTTGGGGTGTGTTGCAGTAATTACAAAAAGTCTAGCTAGAATACATGAAACAAATTTGAAAAAACAAGGAATTTTGGCATTGACATTTAGCAACCCTTCTGATTATGATAAAATCTTAGAAGATGACAAAATCAGTTTAGTTGAACTTGATAATTTAGCACCACACAAACAAGTTAAGTGTATTATTACACATAATGACGGAAATAAAGAAGAGATTTTACTAAATCATTCTTATAATGAAGCACAAATAGAGTGGTTCAAAGCTGGTTCTGCACTTAATGTTTTGAGAAATAATCCATAA
- a CDS encoding phenylalanine--tRNA ligase subunit alpha: MSQVFHEIEKKIIASLKDVQKQTPEMLEKSTSLSPDQVRRGIEWLKLKDLAIVNESTSSILTLGKNGKESLELGLPERRLLNLLKDGPKKLSELQKELGPIFGPAMGLCKKNNWIESSSEQLSSLSIPAELPGEKTIKQIRTEKLSKDKVDANDLASLLRRPDFIVEEVIKNKEISLTDLAKSIKLSESTGAIDVEAKVPEVFVARTHPLKDTIDEIREIFVTLGFSEINGNMTQPSFWNFDALFTPQDHPARELQDTFYLDKISAKKIGTSEQIRRVSDSHKKNWRYQWDINEARKMVLRTHTTCVTIKHLAENKPDEARVFSLGRVFRNEKVSYKHLVEFNQIEGVVVGKNATLRDLMGIQREFYKRIGITKIKFWPTFFPYTEPSLQTMVYNERLGKWVELFGMGIFRPEVTKPLGINKPVLAWGGGIERIAMLKYGLDDVREFYNNNLGWLRSATKCQ, translated from the coding sequence TTGTCGCAGGTTTTTCATGAGATTGAAAAAAAAATTATCGCATCTCTAAAAGATGTTCAAAAACAAACTCCTGAAATGCTTGAAAAATCCACTTCTCTTTCACCAGATCAAGTTAGACGTGGAATAGAATGGCTAAAACTCAAAGATCTTGCAATTGTAAACGAATCAACATCAAGTATTCTTACTTTGGGAAAAAATGGAAAAGAATCCTTGGAACTGGGATTGCCTGAAAGAAGATTATTGAATCTTTTAAAAGATGGTCCAAAAAAATTATCTGAATTACAAAAAGAATTAGGTCCTATTTTTGGACCCGCAATGGGATTATGTAAAAAAAATAATTGGATTGAAAGTTCATCAGAACAACTTTCATCTCTATCTATTCCTGCAGAATTGCCTGGAGAAAAAACCATTAAACAAATTAGAACTGAAAAACTATCAAAAGACAAAGTAGATGCAAATGATTTAGCATCCCTTTTGAGAAGACCTGATTTTATTGTTGAAGAAGTTATCAAGAATAAAGAAATTTCATTAACAGATTTAGCAAAATCAATTAAACTCTCCGAATCAACTGGTGCAATAGATGTAGAGGCTAAAGTTCCAGAGGTTTTTGTTGCAAGAACTCATCCATTGAAAGATACCATTGATGAAATTCGTGAAATTTTTGTAACATTGGGATTTTCAGAAATTAATGGAAATATGACTCAACCAAGCTTTTGGAATTTTGATGCTCTATTCACTCCGCAAGATCATCCTGCAAGAGAACTACAAGATACTTTTTATCTTGATAAAATTTCTGCAAAAAAAATTGGAACGTCTGAGCAAATTAGAAGAGTTTCTGATTCTCATAAGAAAAATTGGAGATACCAGTGGGATATCAATGAAGCAAGAAAAATGGTCCTTAGAACCCATACCACTTGTGTTACAATAAAACATCTAGCTGAAAATAAGCCTGATGAAGCTAGAGTTTTTTCATTAGGTCGTGTATTTAGAAATGAAAAAGTTAGTTACAAACATCTAGTAGAATTTAATCAAATAGAGGGAGTTGTTGTTGGAAAAAATGCAACGTTAAGGGATTTGATGGGCATTCAACGAGAGTTTTACAAAAGAATTGGAATCACAAAAATAAAATTTTGGCCAACATTTTTCCCATACACAGAACCATCTTTGCAAACTATGGTATATAATGAAAGATTAGGAAAATGGGTAGAACTATTTGGAATGGGAATTTTCAGACCTGAAGTAACCAAACCTCTTGGAATAAACAAACCAGTTTTAGCTTGGGGTGGTGGAATTGAAAGAATTGCCATGTTGAAATATGGATTAGATGATGTTAGAGAATTTTACAACAACAATTTAGGTTGGTTAAGGAGTGCTACCAAATGCCAGTAA
- the pheT gene encoding phenylalanine--tRNA ligase subunit beta, whose protein sequence is MPVIELSYSRLQKLIGKVSKKQISDSLPFLGLDIESEDKDLVRIEYSPNRPDYSTDFGIALGLQGLLGKKTGAVKLVVKKSNKYQISVKPQVSKIRPYVTGIVAKNGKIDDKTIKQLMVMQEDLHFGIGRKRKKSSIGIHDLDKITFPLVYTTTNQNHNFVPLNSDKELTITEILSNTDVGKDYGNILENSSHMPLILDANQKTVSFPPIINAAVTTVTPKTKNLFVEVTGINKADAEDMLSVVATILQTAGFSLESVQISGAKNSSPRLEQKKMIVSSSLVNQTLGLDLNTSKIISSLKKSRLDAISKGKNIVCTIPPYRFDIFGEMDLVEEVALGYGIQNLEPTLSPSQTIGQTSPISVVLKSLSLIMTGLGYHEALNSSLTSKRVLYEMTNRNTSKIISVLDSKSQEHTILRDSILPGLLENLSKNIHESYPQKLFETGTVFSLDNPISEKINFSCVSAHQDSNFTEIKSILQSALNTGFNMKIETKTATHPTFEAGRCANVVVSGKSIGIIGEINSKIIENYKIRVPVVAFEISLSESILKSL, encoded by the coding sequence ATGCCAGTAATTGAATTATCATATTCCAGATTACAGAAACTGATTGGTAAAGTATCAAAAAAACAAATTTCAGATTCTCTGCCTTTCCTAGGTCTTGATATAGAATCTGAAGATAAAGATCTTGTTAGAATTGAATACAGCCCTAATAGACCAGATTATTCCACTGATTTTGGAATTGCTCTTGGATTGCAAGGATTACTTGGGAAAAAAACTGGAGCAGTAAAGCTTGTTGTCAAAAAATCAAACAAATATCAAATTTCTGTAAAGCCTCAAGTATCTAAAATTCGTCCATATGTGACTGGAATTGTAGCCAAAAATGGCAAAATTGATGATAAAACAATCAAGCAATTAATGGTAATGCAAGAAGATTTACATTTTGGAATAGGGAGAAAACGAAAAAAATCCTCAATTGGAATTCATGATTTAGATAAGATCACATTTCCTCTAGTCTACACTACAACAAATCAAAACCACAATTTTGTCCCATTAAATTCTGATAAGGAATTAACAATCACTGAAATTCTCTCAAACACAGATGTTGGAAAAGATTATGGAAATATCCTTGAAAATTCCTCACATATGCCCCTAATTTTAGATGCTAATCAAAAAACGGTTTCATTTCCTCCTATTATCAATGCTGCAGTAACAACTGTTACACCTAAAACAAAAAATTTGTTTGTTGAGGTGACTGGTATCAATAAAGCAGATGCTGAAGATATGCTTTCAGTTGTTGCAACTATCTTACAAACTGCAGGTTTTTCTTTAGAATCTGTTCAAATATCTGGTGCAAAAAATTCTTCACCCAGACTTGAACAAAAGAAAATGATTGTTAGTTCTTCTCTAGTTAATCAAACCCTAGGTTTAGATCTTAATACTTCAAAAATTATTTCTTCATTAAAAAAATCTCGTTTAGATGCAATATCTAAAGGAAAAAACATTGTTTGTACTATTCCTCCGTACAGGTTTGATATTTTTGGAGAAATGGATTTGGTTGAAGAAGTTGCTTTAGGTTATGGAATTCAAAATCTTGAACCAACACTATCTCCGTCACAAACCATTGGCCAAACAAGTCCAATCTCTGTTGTCCTAAAATCTCTGAGCCTAATAATGACAGGACTTGGATATCATGAGGCATTGAATTCTAGTTTAACTAGCAAAAGAGTTCTATATGAAATGACAAATAGAAATACTTCAAAAATTATTTCTGTACTTGATTCAAAAAGTCAGGAACATACAATATTGCGTGATTCTATTCTTCCGGGATTGTTAGAGAATCTATCAAAAAATATTCATGAATCTTATCCTCAAAAATTATTTGAGACAGGAACTGTGTTTTCACTTGATAATCCAATATCTGAAAAAATTAATTTTTCATGTGTTAGTGCACATCAAGATTCAAACTTTACTGAAATTAAATCCATTTTGCAATCTGCATTAAATACTGGTTTTAATATGAAAATTGAAACAAAAACTGCAACTCATCCAACTTTTGAAGCTGGCCGTTGTGCTAATGTTGTTGTAAGTGGCAAATCTATTGGAATAATTGGAGAAATTAACTCAAAAATCATTGAAAACTATAAAATCCGTGTACCTGTTGTGGCTTTTGAAATTTCACTATCTGAATCTATTCTGAAATCTCTTTAG
- a CDS encoding EVE domain-containing protein — protein sequence MVNYWLAKQEPSGPRGYNFERLKKEKSTVWDGVHNNLALKHMREMKPGDLAIFYHTGDERQAVGIMQITSKPYPNPKEENPRFVVVDVKYKKTLKRPVTLDEMKKDKKFKNWELIKISRLSVMPVPKPIWDAILKISQT from the coding sequence ATGGTAAATTATTGGCTAGCAAAACAAGAACCCAGTGGTCCTAGAGGATATAATTTTGAAAGATTGAAGAAAGAAAAATCAACTGTATGGGATGGTGTTCATAATAATTTAGCATTAAAGCATATGAGGGAAATGAAACCTGGTGATCTTGCAATTTTTTATCATACCGGAGATGAACGACAAGCTGTAGGAATTATGCAAATTACTTCAAAGCCTTATCCTAATCCTAAAGAAGAAAATCCTCGTTTTGTTGTTGTTGATGTAAAATATAAAAAAACTTTGAAACGTCCTGTAACTCTAGATGAAATGAAAAAAGATAAAAAATTCAAAAATTGGGAATTGATTAAAATATCTAGATTATCCGTAATGCCTGTTCCAAAGCCAATATGGGACGCGATTTTAAAGATTTCTCAAACCTAA
- a CDS encoding Lrp/AsnC ligand binding domain-containing protein, whose product MATAYVLINCELGSEEAIIQQLKGLEGVKEVHGTFGAYDILAKIESDTVEKLRETITWKIRKIEKIRSTLTLMGIEGQT is encoded by the coding sequence ATGGCAACAGCTTATGTTTTAATAAACTGTGAACTAGGTTCAGAAGAAGCTATCATACAGCAACTAAAGGGCTTAGAAGGTGTTAAGGAAGTTCATGGAACTTTTGGTGCATACGATATTTTGGCCAAGATCGAATCTGATACTGTTGAAAAACTTAGAGAAACAATTACTTGGAAAATAAGAAAAATTGAAAAGATTCGTTCAACTCTAACCCTGATGGGTATTGAAGGCCAAACATAA
- a CDS encoding phosphopantetheine adenylyltransferase: MQEFSLIATGGTFDIIHRGHITLLSNSFKISKKVIIGLTSDELALKKGKVLTNNYQTRLENLNKLISKEFPNSSYQISKLENDFGPAVLETGVEALVTSDETSNQGQILNKLREEKNLPPVKIISVPMFLAKDGTRISTTRIKNSEIDTEGNLLSIDK, translated from the coding sequence ATGCAGGAATTCTCTCTTATTGCTACTGGAGGTACATTTGATATCATTCATCGTGGACATATTACATTACTTTCAAATTCATTTAAAATTTCTAAAAAAGTAATAATTGGATTGACAAGTGATGAATTGGCATTAAAAAAAGGTAAAGTTCTAACTAATAACTATCAAACAAGACTAGAAAATTTAAATAAATTAATTTCAAAAGAATTTCCAAATTCTTCTTATCAAATTAGTAAATTGGAAAACGATTTTGGTCCTGCAGTATTGGAAACAGGAGTTGAAGCCTTAGTTACTAGTGATGAAACAAGCAATCAGGGTCAGATACTAAACAAATTACGGGAAGAAAAAAACCTACCTCCTGTTAAAATTATCTCTGTTCCTATGTTTTTGGCAAAAGATGGTACGAGAATTTCTACTACTAGAATAAAAAATTCAGAAATTGATACAGAAGGAAACCTGTTATCAATTGACAAATAG
- a CDS encoding tryptophan--tRNA ligase produces the protein MSVDDFVVTPWHVEGDIDYDKLTKKFGTEKISPELNNRIKKIAGEDHFMLRRGIFFSHRDMNRILDDYEKGNKFFLYTGRGPSGHTHIGHLVPWVFAKWLQEKFDVNMYFQLTDDEKFYSKADLTLEDTKKFAYENALDFIALGFKPEKTKIIINTKNIQTLYPIAAQVAKKINFSNTKATFGFTNETNLGMIFYTSLQSAPCFIEDKPVLIPLGVDQDPHFRLTRDVAPKIGKPKPALIHNIMIPGLEGPGGKMSASDENGTVYTTDTPNVVKKKINKYAFSGGQPDIEEHRKLGGNPDIDVSFQYLRIFFEPNDNKLKSIYEDYKSGKLLSGELKAILIEKINNFLSVHQEKREKAKDQLEKFLFENK, from the coding sequence ATGTCAGTTGATGACTTTGTTGTAACTCCTTGGCATGTAGAAGGAGATATTGACTATGATAAATTAACCAAAAAATTTGGCACTGAAAAGATTTCACCAGAATTGAATAACAGAATCAAAAAGATTGCAGGGGAAGACCATTTTATGCTAAGAAGAGGCATATTCTTTTCTCACAGAGATATGAACAGAATTCTTGATGACTATGAAAAAGGGAACAAATTTTTTCTTTATACTGGCAGGGGACCCTCAGGTCATACTCATATAGGACATTTAGTTCCATGGGTTTTTGCAAAATGGTTACAGGAGAAATTTGATGTTAACATGTATTTCCAACTAACTGATGATGAAAAATTTTATTCAAAAGCAGATTTAACATTAGAAGATACTAAAAAATTTGCATATGAAAATGCCTTAGACTTTATTGCACTAGGATTCAAACCTGAAAAAACAAAAATTATAATCAATACAAAAAATATTCAGACGCTTTATCCTATTGCGGCTCAAGTTGCAAAAAAGATTAATTTTTCAAACACAAAGGCAACATTTGGATTTACTAATGAAACAAATCTAGGAATGATTTTTTATACATCATTACAATCGGCCCCTTGTTTTATTGAAGACAAACCGGTTTTAATTCCACTAGGAGTAGATCAAGATCCACATTTTAGATTAACAAGAGACGTAGCACCAAAAATAGGAAAACCAAAACCTGCACTAATTCACAACATTATGATTCCAGGTTTAGAAGGACCAGGAGGAAAGATGTCTGCATCTGATGAAAATGGTACAGTATACACCACTGATACACCTAATGTGGTAAAGAAAAAAATTAACAAATATGCATTTTCAGGTGGTCAACCTGACATTGAAGAACATAGAAAACTTGGAGGTAATCCTGATATTGATGTATCATTTCAATATCTAAGAATATTTTTTGAACCAAATGATAATAAATTAAAATCAATTTATGAAGATTACAAATCGGGAAAGCTTCTCTCCGGAGAATTGAAAGCAATTTTAATTGAAAAAATTAATAACTTTCTTTCAGTACATCAAGAAAAAAGAGAAAAAGCAAAAGACCAATTAGAGAAATTTCTTTTTGAAAATAAATGA
- a CDS encoding B12-binding domain-containing protein — translation MARGYSTEDIRQKLISLLENSVSGMSGVEISEKIGVNRITMSKYLKVFAAEGLLRQKNIGNLTLWFLEPGQESFNFPDDYFKVQPQYADYLVKGTEDQVFSLIRNCLNSGGTVNRLILEVILPAIDYVQKLYDDGKIGTAERNLLRTTISKSIQIFNQQSMVSDPQKNVVLISADSQSSLLSEAVSAVYHSNGWRVSNLGDMSSAIDVLFDLDFQKLVGKIWKQKPGILIVVVFSQTSEGLNFFVDSISSIKEKSGKKMKLALCGKVSKKTKIESDLISEKIDDILQWSQTVYANSK, via the coding sequence ATGGCACGAGGATATTCTACTGAGGACATTAGACAAAAACTAATCTCATTATTAGAAAACTCAGTTTCTGGAATGTCCGGTGTTGAAATCTCTGAAAAGATAGGAGTTAATCGAATTACCATGTCTAAATACCTCAAAGTTTTTGCAGCTGAAGGCTTACTGCGACAAAAAAATATTGGAAATCTCACATTATGGTTTTTAGAACCAGGTCAAGAATCATTTAATTTTCCAGATGATTATTTTAAAGTTCAACCACAGTATGCTGATTATTTAGTTAAAGGAACAGAAGACCAAGTCTTTTCTCTAATTCGAAATTGTTTGAATTCAGGTGGAACTGTAAATCGATTAATTCTTGAAGTAATTTTGCCAGCAATTGATTATGTACAGAAATTATATGATGATGGAAAGATTGGAACAGCAGAGCGTAATCTTCTTAGGACCACGATCTCAAAATCTATTCAAATCTTCAATCAACAATCTATGGTTTCAGATCCACAAAAAAATGTGGTATTAATTTCAGCTGATTCTCAAAGCAGTCTGCTCTCTGAAGCAGTTTCTGCTGTGTATCATTCTAATGGATGGAGAGTTTCCAATTTGGGTGACATGTCATCTGCAATAGATGTCTTATTTGATCTTGATTTTCAAAAACTTGTAGGAAAAATATGGAAACAAAAACCTGGAATTTTGATTGTAGTTGTATTCTCACAAACTAGCGAAGGCCTGAACTTTTTTGTTGATTCAATATCTTCAATAAAAGAAAAATCAGGCAAAAAAATGAAATTAGCTCTTTGTGGCAAAGTATCTAAGAAAACAAAAATTGAATCCGATTTAATTTCTGAAAAAATTGATGATATTTTACAGTGGTCTCAGACAGTATATGCTAATTCTAAATAA